TGGTAAAACGAGGGCCTCCTTTTCCCGCCCTTACCTCAACCTTCCTACCTAGGATGGCAGGCTTTGCCTCACGAGGCTTTGCCTCGTGGAAAGAAACCGGGGACCAGGAATCGGgagtcgtggctctgccacttgcctgctgtttgaccctgggccagtcaccgaGCCTCAGTTTTcacctctataaaatgggtttaaaatacCTGTCCTTTCTCCCTGCCATACTGtgaagccccgtgtgggtcagggactgtgtccgacctgatgatctcatccctaacccagagcttagcccagtgcttggcacatagtaagatcctCATAAGTACCATTATGACCATTAAGATTGTTCTCTGCCTATTCAGGTTTTCCAGTGTCGGCTGCTGCTTTCCCGGAGAGGATTCTTGCCAATTACCCACTTTAGATTGGCCTCTCTCTTCACTTCCGTCATTCCACAGACCGTCCCTTCCACAGTCAGGCCCAATCTGAGCTGGATTTTGGCTTTTGAACCAACTTGGTTTTGACCATTAAACACATAGGCCTGGGTATAATTGGTTGATTGGCACactgaaaattattattactattatggtacttgttcagcgattactatgtgccaagcactgttctaagcactggggtagatacaaggtaatggggttatcccacatggggctcatgttcttaatccccattttacagatgagctaactgtgacacggagaagttaagtgactcgcccaaggtcacttgtgAGTGGCAcaccccccgactagactgtaagctccttgtgggcagggatcgtgcctaccaactcgattggattgttctctccctaatgcttagtacggcgctctgaacacactgggcattcagtaaataccacttactgataGCTAGGCCAAGGTGATGCGGCAGCCAATGCCACGGAGGGCCaggtgctggggctggggggcgggggtggctgcTGGGGGTGGGTTGCCCTTGTCATGGCCCCAAATGGCCCCAAGTGACCCGTACACATCCAGTTCCatggtccttctcggtctctgaCTCTTGAGTAGTGACCatccacccacccctctccccccaagtgAGCCCATCCCCCACGGCAGCTCTTTTCCCTGACCATTCCCCGCTTCCCCACTATCCGATGGTCCCAAAAGACCGTGCTGCCAGCAGAGAGAATGCTGTTGATTATTCCGCAACTACCTGAAGTTGTGACTTCAGTGGGGCAGGGTTGGAGTTCTCTATCGCAGATGGTCAATAACAGAGCAACATTTGGCCAAGACGTTTTCCGGAGCCTCCTCTGCTGGGAtctggaaaaggagaagcagagatGATCAGAGTTGAGGGCATCCTTTAAGAACAGGGGGAATGCCAGCCAACCTGGtcatcccctccaccccttcctctgtccTGCCTCTCCTAGCCAGAGcgtctagttgtgggcagagcccaacgtggcctagtggttaaagcacggccatgggagccagagggacctgggttctaatcccagctcggccacttgtctgctgtgtgaccttgggaaagtcacttcacttctctgtgcctcagatacctcatctgtaaaatggagattaaaactttgagccccatgcgagacagggactgggcccagcctgattagcttgtttctaccccagcaccgagaacagtgcctggcacatagtaagcgcggaacaaataccattcaaaacaaaacaaaacagaaaagccCAGAGCTGGGTACCTACGTTGAAAAGCAGTCTTTTCTGATGATAGAAGGCAAAGATGGCCTCACACATGCTATAGTGGGTCTCCAGGCGCTGCCAGAGGAGGGATTCGCAGTCATCAGCCCGGCCCCCCGACTGGCCCCGCAGCAGCAGACGGTGGATCAGGGTCTCTGTCTCACAATCCAGTGCAATGACAGCATCAGGCAAGCGACCAACCTGAAAGCACggaggagaggaagctgaggggGCTCTGAGGTGGCAGGCTTTCTCCTTCATGGCCCTGGGGTCTCCCCAGTTTTCCATCCACTCCTGGGCCCCTGATCGCCTACCCCCACCCCTGCTGAACTCTGCCCAGATCCTTCCtccagagggagaagggatgatgCGACAGCCTCCACCCACTCCAACTCCTGTGTCctgttccctccacccccacactccCACTCCgccagaggactcacagtctgctcAAACTCTTGGGCCTGGTCAAGGTCCCGGGGGAAGCCATCAACGAGGAAGCCCCTGGTTTCGGGCTGGGACAGCATGTTGTCATTCAGGATATCTAAAATGGCTCCCTGGGGGGCAGAGGCATGTGTGAGCACCCACACCATGAGAACCTGCCGTGAAAGCCCCTCACCCAGTTCCCGAGGGAGTTGCCCCGATCGCCTCTCTTCAGCCTCCATCTATAATACCCGCCTGcgtcttgggaagcagcgggatcgagaggaggctggggaagcAGGACTCGGGGGTAGAGTCGAGGGCAGTCAAGGTGCCTGGGTTCTCTCCCAGAGTCCCTGGGAAAGTCTCATTTCCTGCTTACAGAGTCACCTCTGAAAAACAGGGCTGAAAATGCCACTTGGGCACAGCTCACCCCACCCTGAGAAGCCTCGGGTGGGCTCGGACTCCCTCCGGGGAAAGCCCAAAGAAGTCGTCGCCCTGGTGTCAGCCCAGCAGCAGCCCCAACTGGGGGTCCACTCTCCCTCCCGCCAAGCCTTAGGGTGAGTTATTTCTCTCAGGATCCAGCTAGTTTGGTGGTGTCAAGGACTTGGGGATGTAGagactccccttccccactcccaggagGAAGTTGTAGGTCAAAGTTTAGGGGATGATTCCCCAAGGACTTATCTTTCCCAACGAGGGAAGACTGAGTCCaggagggaggccgggaagaGACTGATGAGTGAGCCCTCACCGCGGGGAGCAGCAATCCCTTGTTCATGATGTCCTGAATCTGCCGGCCCCGCGAGGTAGCCTCCGATCCTTCTTGCCTCAGCAAATCTCCCAGCGCCACGTGGTGAAAGCCATACTTGGCGGCCATTTTCTTACACtgggtactctttccactgcctgGTCCACCAATCACGAAGATGATGACAGTCATTTTGAGCTGTTCtggagacaaggaggaggaagggcgacaAAGGGAGGGTGAAGAATGGGACCGCCCGCCTAGAGGCCCAGCCCCACGGGGACCGAGACCCGggagtgtagactgtaagctcttttagggtagggatcgcgtctaccggtTCTATCGTGATGtcttctctcaagcgtttagtccagtgctctgtaatcgatcgatcgatggtatctattgagcacttactgtgtgcagagcactggacttgagagagtacagcacgaaagagttggtagacagggtccttgcccaccaggagcttagagtctagaagagccagtcagcactcaatcaataccatcgatggatggatggatggattggaatGGAACCCATTCTCTGCCATCTTTAAGTTCGCTCCGGTATCCTCGACATCCAAGCCCCTCTTCCAAGAGGGTCAGCAGAGTGCCAGAAATTCTGGACCCCACTGATTTCAGGCTCGTTTCCTTTTCCtgacacccccaaccccaactcctTTCATTGCTGCCTAAGAGgtgccagaggaggagagggtttggagcTACTTTTCATCTAATAACAGTAACGTTTCTTAAGCTCTTCTTATTTCTCTTTAGATTTACCTTTCTGATGGGGAGTCAGGACTCTCCCATTCTTGGCCAGTTTGGTCTGACACAGGCCCATCTTTACAGCAGTCAGAGGGATGTCTTCTTGCTTCCACCTGCCAAGATCTTGCCCCAGCCCAGCTGTTTCAGTGGCTCGCCCTCTCAGTGTTGTCTGATGTCATAAGCAATGTTCTAATGTCTTAAAGACCCTCTGGGGCTGAGGCAGGTGGGACTGGGCTAGAGCGAAGATTCTCCTTTGGCAAGGAATAGGGGAAGTTTGAAAACAGAATCAGAGATGAGAATATAGGCaggattattagtagtagtatagaagtattattaataataaacatgctgatgatggtatttgttaagtgcttactctgtggcaaaaactggactaaatgctagggtagctacaagttgaTGGAGtagatggggttcagagtctaaagggggaggggaccagctatttcatccccattttacggatgaggaaaccaaggaacagagaagttaagtgacttgcccaaggtcacatgacaggtaAGCGGaggtgcggggattagaactcaggtcccctgacttccaggcccgtgctctttggagAACCTTGAAGGAAGCTGATGATGATAAGACAGAGAAGACACACAGGAAGCCACTggagtgttttaataataataataataaccataacaattattattattattattatggtacttgttaagtgcttactatgtgcccagcactgtgctaagccttggagtagatacaagttaatcaggatggacacagtccttgtcccacatgggacgcacactcttaatctccatttgacagatgaggtaactgaagcccagagaagttaagcgacttgcccaaggtcacacagcagacaggtggccgagctgggaggagagatgggagctgAGCACCATCTCAGGAAGGTGATCAGTGCAGTGGCAggtgatgatcttgcatctaccccaacacttagcacagtgcttggcacatagtaagtgcttaatgagaggCTGaatggctgatgcaatagtctagcTAAGGCAACAGCCAGACCTTGCAGCAGGGTGGGagcagtctgggtggagaggaagggataatGACCAAATACAGAGCAGCTCTGATATGAGGAgctctgattagagaagcagcgtgactcagtggaaagagcctgggcttggaagtcagaggtcatgggttcgaatcccagctctgccacttgtcagctgtgtgactgtgggcaagtcacttcacttctctgggcctgttacctcgtctgtaaaatgaggattaactgtgagcctcacgtgggacaacctgattaccctgtaactactccagcacttagaacagtgctctgcacggagtaagcgcttaacaaataccaacattattatgaggaaagtgtagaagcagcgtggctcagtggaaagagcccgggcttgggagtcagaggtcatgggttcgaatccaagatccgccacttgtcagctgtgcgactgtgggcaagtcacttaacttctctgtgcctcagttccctcatctgtaaaatggggattaaaactgtgagccccacgtgggacaacctgatctccctgtatctatcccagcgcttagaacagtgctctgcacatagtaagtgcttaacaaatgccaacattattattacctagtcctggccctggccctgctggATGGTGAGGCAGAGGTGACAATCCTGCAGGGCAATgatagggaaggagcagaggaacaaGGAAAGGCTGTCCCAGTCACAgagcctcccctctgcctcccccgtcaggactgggctctttcctctaggccaggctgtttcgtATTTTCAGGGTGCCGATGAACatgaactcgttgtggacagggatcgactgtctttattgctgtattgtactttcctaagcccttagtacagtgctctgcacacagtaagcgctgttcTGGGaatggagaggcaggggaaactttttttaatgattcattcattcattcaattgcatttattgagcactaactctgtgcagagcactgtacttagcgcttggggaagtacaatacagcaataaagagtgacaatccctgcccacaatgagctcacggtctgtcggggggagacaggcatcagtgcaaatagacatgaatataaataaataaaattacagatatatacataaatgtggtggagcggggagagaggggaagagcaaagggagcaagtcagggtgacgcagagtgggagatgaggaaaagtattaACAAATTCTTaaaagtatttgttcagcacttgctatgtccagcgcttagaacagtgctttgcacaaactaagcgcttaataaatgccaacatcattattattattactaggcactggggtagatggcgtgattatattgtcttgtttttgtccgtctctctcccccaattagactgtaagcccgtcattgggcagggattgtctctatctgttgccgaattgtacattccaagcacttagtacagtgctctgcacatagtaagtgctcaataaatactattgaatgaatgaatagtaagcgctcaataaatactattgaatgaatgaatgaataaaagcaaatcaggttggccacactccacatggagcgcacagacttaatccccattttacagatgaagtaactgaggcccagagaagttaagtggcttgcccaaggtcacccagcagacaagtgacagagctaggatgagaacccaggtccctcccctgactctcaggcccgtgctctatctactaggctaagctgcttctctcagtgacaCTGGATTAAGGAGGCTGGAGATCCCCTGTAGTTCCACCACAActggaggtaataatgttggtattcgttaagcacttactatgt
This genomic stretch from Ornithorhynchus anatinus isolate Pmale09 chromosome X1, mOrnAna1.pri.v4, whole genome shotgun sequence harbors:
- the LOC100092015 gene encoding adenylate kinase isoenzyme 1-like, producing MGLCQTKLAKNGRVLTPHQKEQLKMTVIIFVIGGPGSGKSTQCKKMAAKYGFHHVALGDLLRQEGSEATSRGRQIQDIMNKGLLLPAGAILDILNDNMLSQPETRGFLVDGFPRDLDQAQEFEQTVGRLPDAVIALDCETETLIHRLLLRGQSGGRADDCESLLWQRLETHYSMCEAIFAFYHQKRLLFNIPAEEAPENVLAKCCSVIDHLR